One segment of Clostridium botulinum DNA contains the following:
- a CDS encoding PTS sugar transporter subunit IIC yields MTQNNNNTQKVKLTPKDYLNKILAGTATGIVVGLIPNAILGSIFKGLMDVSPIFVTLYNAVNIMQFIVPVMVGVLVGLQFNLNAMQSVVIGAAVFLGSGAYKVTEHGVQMVGIGDLINIMLVACIAVYIVRLIGNKLGSLTILLLPIVGAGVGVIGILMLPYVKQITITIGNVINNFAVLQPFLMCILISISFSILIISPISTVAIGIAIGITGLGAGAAAIGVAACTAVLVIGSRKVNESGVTLSVLLGAMKMMMPNLVTYPIIAVPIIANGILSGIGAYIFNILGTPNSAGFGLVGLVGPLAAIDAGGSMFGVVMAFVVIPFVGAFVIDWFCRKVLHLYDENIFKYI; encoded by the coding sequence ATGACACAAAATAATAATAATACTCAAAAAGTTAAGTTAACCCCTAAAGATTATTTAAACAAAATTTTAGCAGGAACTGCAACAGGAATAGTTGTTGGATTAATTCCAAATGCAATTTTAGGTTCAATATTTAAAGGACTAATGGATGTTTCACCAATATTCGTTACTCTTTATAATGCTGTAAACATAATGCAATTTATAGTCCCAGTTATGGTAGGTGTATTAGTAGGATTACAATTTAATCTTAATGCAATGCAATCAGTTGTTATAGGAGCAGCGGTATTCTTAGGATCAGGTGCTTATAAAGTTACTGAACATGGGGTACAAATGGTTGGTATAGGTGATCTAATAAACATAATGTTAGTTGCATGTATAGCAGTATATATTGTTAGATTAATAGGAAATAAATTAGGATCATTAACAATCTTATTGTTACCAATCGTTGGAGCAGGAGTAGGAGTTATAGGAATACTTATGCTTCCTTATGTAAAACAAATAACTATAACAATAGGAAATGTAATTAATAATTTTGCAGTTTTACAACCATTTTTAATGTGTATTTTAATTAGTATTTCATTTTCAATATTAATTATTTCACCAATTTCAACTGTAGCAATAGGTATTGCTATAGGAATAACAGGACTAGGCGCTGGAGCTGCTGCTATTGGAGTTGCTGCGTGTACAGCTGTTTTAGTAATTGGATCAAGAAAAGTAAATGAAAGTGGAGTTACGTTATCTGTCTTATTAGGAGCTATGAAAATGATGATGCCAAATTTAGTTACCTATCCGATAATAGCAGTACCTATTATTGCAAATGGTATATTAAGTGGAATAGGTGCTTACATATTTAATATTTTAGGTACACCAAATAGTGCGGGATTTGGATTAGTTGGACTAGTTGGTCCGTTAGCTGCTATAGATGCTGGAGGATCAATGTTTGGTGTAGTAATGGCATTTGTAGTTATACCTTTTGTAGGGGCATTTGTTATTGATTGGTTCTGTAGAAAAGTTCTGCACTTATATGATGAAAATATTTTTAAATATATTTAA
- the uhpT gene encoding hexose-6-phosphate:phosphate antiporter, translating into MNKLTSFFSVNKKEVTISIEDQRKMWLKEFLKAFLVVFSVYASMYLIRNNLKAGQPLLKEQLGFTTSELGYIGFGFSITYALGKTLLGYFIDGKNAKRIVSFLLMMSATMVFVIGLILVSGNKCTGAVLLLWGLSGFFQAPGGPSAYSTITRWTPTNKRGRYLGFWNMSHNIGGALAGMLALWGANKFFHGNVAGMFIVPSIIAAVIGFTMLFVGKDEPEELGWNCAEEIFGEVKAENSEELDNMSKFEVFKKYVLKNPWIWVLCVANVFVYIVRIGIDNWAPLYVTEQLHFAMGDAVNTIFYFETGALIGSLSWGFISDLLKGRRAIVAVFCLVLTGFAVLGYRYATSVTMVNVSLCALGALIFGPQLLIGVSLVGFAPKKAIAVANGLSGTFGYLFGDSTAKVMLAKIADPKSSGVNIGGMCLHGWNDVFIIFYGALIIGICLLLVVAYGEEKKIRSLNKEEKEVEELVA; encoded by the coding sequence ATGAATAAATTGACAAGTTTTTTTAGTGTTAATAAAAAAGAAGTTACCATATCAATTGAAGATCAAAGAAAAATGTGGTTAAAGGAATTCTTAAAAGCATTCTTAGTTGTATTTTCTGTATATGCTTCTATGTATTTAATTAGAAACAATCTTAAAGCTGGACAACCACTTTTAAAAGAACAACTAGGTTTTACAACATCTGAACTTGGATATATAGGTTTTGGATTTTCTATAACTTATGCACTTGGTAAGACGTTGTTAGGATATTTTATTGATGGTAAAAATGCAAAGCGTATAGTGTCATTTTTACTTATGATGTCTGCAACAATGGTCTTTGTAATCGGTCTTATATTAGTATCAGGAAATAAATGTACTGGAGCTGTATTATTACTGTGGGGATTAAGCGGATTTTTCCAAGCTCCAGGTGGACCAAGTGCTTATTCAACAATTACTAGATGGACTCCTACTAATAAAAGAGGTAGATATTTAGGATTTTGGAATATGTCTCATAATATAGGTGGAGCATTAGCAGGAATGCTAGCATTATGGGGAGCAAATAAATTTTTCCATGGTAATGTAGCAGGAATGTTTATAGTTCCATCAATAATAGCAGCTGTTATTGGTTTTACAATGTTATTTGTAGGAAAAGATGAACCAGAAGAGTTAGGTTGGAACTGTGCAGAAGAAATATTTGGTGAAGTTAAAGCTGAAAACAGTGAAGAATTGGATAACATGAGTAAATTTGAAGTGTTTAAAAAGTATGTTTTAAAAAATCCATGGATTTGGGTACTATGTGTAGCTAATGTTTTCGTTTATATAGTTCGTATAGGAATAGATAACTGGGCTCCTTTATATGTTACTGAACAATTACATTTTGCAATGGGAGACGCAGTTAACACAATATTTTATTTTGAAACAGGTGCACTTATAGGTAGCCTTAGTTGGGGATTTATATCTGATTTATTAAAAGGAAGAAGAGCAATAGTTGCAGTGTTTTGCTTAGTACTTACTGGTTTTGCAGTTTTAGGATATAGATATGCTACAAGTGTTACAATGGTAAATGTCTCATTATGTGCTCTTGGAGCATTAATATTTGGACCACAATTATTAATAGGGGTATCTCTTGTTGGATTTGCGCCTAAAAAGGCAATTGCGGTTGCAAATGGTTTGAGTGGTACTTTTGGATATTTATTTGGAGATTCTACAGCTAAAGTTATGTTAGCTAAAATAGCTGATCCTAAATCATCGGGTGTAAATATTGGAGGGATGTGCCTTCATGGATGGAATGATGTATTTATTATATTCTATGGTGCACTTATAATCGGGATTTGCCTTTTATTAGTGGTGGCTTATGGTGAAGAAAAAAAGATAAGAAGCTTAAATAAAGAGGAAAAAGAAGTAGAAGAATTAGTAGCGTAA